One window from the genome of Schistocerca piceifrons isolate TAMUIC-IGC-003096 chromosome 8, iqSchPice1.1, whole genome shotgun sequence encodes:
- the LOC124711201 gene encoding uncharacterized protein LOC124711201 has protein sequence MGGVRLLAAIKELNGTARGLIADAKSCSKLDDTLVKIQCRSQLLVELGPELLSRTAELKEAAAEDADAVADQVEALVQKCLPAGSPLDLEVQDLLTDMGRCTASAVAAAEGRRDTPREDL, from the exons ATGGGTGGCGTAAGGCTGCTGGCTGCCATCAAGGAACTCAACGGCACGGCCCGGGGACTCATCGCGGATGCCAAAAGCTGCTCCAAACTAGACGACACGCTCGTCAAG ATTCAATGCCGCTCGCAGCTGTTAGTGGAGCTCGGTCCAGAGCTGCTGTCGCGCACTGCAGAGCTGAAAGAGGCAGCCGCGGAAGATGCCGACGCCGTGGCGGACCAAGTGGAAGCGCTCGTGCAGAAGTGCCTGCCGGCCGGGTCTCCGCTGGACCTCGAGGTGCAGGACCTGCTGACGGACATGGGACGTTGCACGGCCAGCGCCGTGGCTGCCGCAGAGGGGCGCCGGGACACGCCCCGCGAGGACCTCTAA